Proteins encoded within one genomic window of Paenarthrobacter sp. JL.01a:
- the msrA gene encoding peptide-methionine (S)-S-oxide reductase MsrA — protein sequence MKTFVLGGGCFWCLDAVYQKTRGVSSVVSGYTGGHVRNPDYYEVCSGTTGHAEVVAVTFDETVVPEEVILDMFFALHDPTTLNRQGYDVGTQYRSSMFYTTTEEKVLFEEAIERAQALWSDPIVTEVVPLPDFYEAEEVHQNYYAKFPYQGYCQVIINPKLAKARKYYSAWLTA from the coding sequence ATGAAAACTTTCGTACTTGGCGGCGGCTGCTTCTGGTGCCTCGACGCCGTTTACCAGAAGACCCGCGGCGTGAGCTCGGTGGTCTCCGGTTACACCGGGGGCCACGTCCGCAATCCCGACTACTACGAGGTATGCTCCGGAACCACCGGCCACGCAGAGGTAGTAGCAGTGACCTTCGATGAGACTGTGGTTCCGGAAGAAGTCATCCTGGACATGTTCTTCGCCCTCCACGACCCCACTACGTTGAACCGCCAGGGCTACGACGTTGGGACCCAGTACAGGTCCTCGATGTTCTACACCACCACGGAAGAGAAAGTGCTGTTCGAGGAGGCCATCGAACGCGCCCAAGCGCTCTGGTCCGATCCAATTGTGACTGAGGTGGTCCCCCTGCCGGACTTCTACGAGGCCGAGGAAGTTCACCAGAATTACTATGCGAAGTTCCCTTACCAGGGGTATTGCCAGGTGATCATTAATCCCAAGCTGGCCAAGGCGAGGAAATATTACTCTGCATGGCTTACTGCTTAG
- the cysK gene encoding cysteine synthase A has protein sequence MARIYDDVTQLVGRTPLVRLNRLTEGLDAQVAVKLEFYNPANSVKDRIGVAIVDAAEKSGALKPGGTIVEGTSGNTGIALALVGAARGYKVILTMPETMSTERRVMLRAYGAEIVLTPGSEGMRGAVEKAQEIVATTENAIWAQQFANEANPAIHRATTAEEVWEDTDGEVDIFVAGVGTGGTVTGVGQVLKERKPGVQIVAVEPKDSAILNGGAPGPHKIQGIGANFVPEILDTNVYDEVLDATLEDSVRVARDLGAREGILGGISSGAIVWGALELAKRPENAGKLIVAVVCDFGERYISTVLFDDIRS, from the coding sequence ATGGCAAGGATCTACGACGACGTCACCCAGCTGGTCGGCCGCACTCCGCTGGTTCGGTTGAACCGGTTGACCGAGGGCCTGGACGCCCAGGTTGCGGTCAAGCTCGAGTTCTACAACCCGGCCAACAGCGTCAAGGACCGCATCGGCGTGGCCATCGTTGACGCTGCGGAAAAGTCCGGTGCTTTGAAGCCCGGCGGAACGATCGTTGAGGGCACCTCCGGCAACACCGGTATCGCACTCGCCCTGGTCGGCGCTGCCCGCGGTTACAAGGTCATCTTGACCATGCCTGAAACGATGTCCACCGAGCGTCGCGTCATGCTGCGCGCCTACGGTGCCGAGATCGTCCTCACCCCCGGCTCCGAGGGCATGCGCGGCGCTGTCGAGAAGGCCCAGGAAATCGTCGCCACCACGGAAAACGCCATCTGGGCACAGCAGTTCGCCAACGAGGCAAACCCGGCAATCCACCGTGCCACCACGGCTGAGGAAGTCTGGGAAGACACCGACGGCGAAGTGGACATCTTCGTTGCAGGCGTCGGCACCGGCGGCACCGTCACCGGCGTCGGCCAGGTCCTCAAGGAACGCAAGCCCGGCGTGCAGATTGTTGCTGTCGAACCTAAAGACTCGGCCATCCTCAACGGCGGAGCCCCCGGCCCCCACAAGATCCAGGGAATCGGCGCCAACTTTGTCCCCGAAATCCTGGACACCAACGTCTACGACGAGGTCCTGGATGCCACGCTCGAAGATTCCGTCCGCGTCGCCCGTGACCTCGGTGCCCGCGAAGGTATCCTCGGTGGCATTTCTTCCGGTGCCATCGTGTGGGGCGCCCTGGAACTGGCCAAGCGTCCGGAGAACGCCGGCAAGCTGATCGTTGCTGTCGTCTGTGACTTTGGAGAGCGCTACATCTCCACCGTGCTGTTCGATGACATCCGCAGCTAA
- the epsC gene encoding serine O-acetyltransferase EpsC yields MSFFARLKEDLDAARSHDPAARGSFENFFAYSGLHAIWAHRVTHKLWQNPALRFPARLISQLARFLTGIEIHPGATIGRRFFIDHGMGVVIGETSEIGDDVMIYHGVTLGGRSLAKVKRHPTIGDRVTIGAGAKVLGPITIGADSAVGANAVVVKDAPPESIITGIPATWRHRDARSETKPAVDPAEYYIEYRI; encoded by the coding sequence GTGAGCTTCTTCGCAAGACTTAAGGAAGACCTCGACGCCGCCCGGTCCCACGACCCGGCGGCGCGAGGCTCTTTCGAGAACTTTTTCGCTTACTCGGGCTTGCATGCCATTTGGGCGCACCGTGTCACCCATAAGCTCTGGCAGAACCCGGCACTAAGGTTTCCTGCGCGCCTGATTTCGCAACTCGCCAGGTTCCTGACCGGCATCGAAATCCACCCCGGCGCCACGATTGGCCGCAGGTTCTTCATCGACCACGGGATGGGCGTTGTCATCGGTGAGACGTCCGAGATCGGCGACGACGTGATGATCTATCACGGTGTTACCCTCGGGGGCCGTTCATTGGCCAAGGTCAAGCGCCACCCCACCATTGGTGACCGCGTCACGATCGGTGCCGGCGCAAAGGTTCTCGGCCCCATCACCATCGGAGCGGACAGCGCAGTCGGGGCAAATGCAGTTGTGGTCAAAGACGCTCCCCCGGAGTCAATCATCACGGGCATCCCTGCGACGTGGCGGCACCGCGACGCACGGTCAGAGACCAAACCCGCCGTGGATCCGGCAGAGTACTACATCGAATACCGGATCTAG
- a CDS encoding oxidoreductase — protein sequence MAPRVALVTGASTGIGFETALALNAAGFTVYAGARRVELMEPLKEHGIFVVSLDVTSEESMTLAVAEVEAAHGHVDVLVNNAGYGSYGSLEEVPLAEGRRQFDVNVMGLARMTQLVIPGMRSARTGRIINVTSIGGKIYEPLGAWYHGTKFAVEGISDSLRLELKPHGIDVVIIEPSGTNTEWGTIAGEGLLATSGDGPYADQAHIVAAALASTSGQGHVLSTPAPVVAKTIVRAATAKRPGTRYPVGRGAWGVLAMRRILPDRVFDAVFLNFYKRLAG from the coding sequence ATGGCACCCCGCGTCGCGCTGGTCACGGGAGCTTCCACAGGAATCGGCTTCGAAACAGCCTTGGCCCTGAATGCCGCGGGCTTCACCGTCTACGCAGGGGCGCGCAGGGTTGAGTTGATGGAGCCGCTCAAGGAACACGGCATTTTCGTGGTGTCGCTGGATGTGACTTCAGAGGAGTCAATGACCCTGGCGGTAGCCGAGGTGGAAGCTGCCCATGGGCACGTCGATGTCCTGGTCAACAATGCCGGCTATGGATCCTACGGCTCACTTGAGGAAGTCCCTTTGGCCGAGGGACGGCGGCAGTTCGACGTCAATGTCATGGGGCTTGCGAGGATGACCCAATTGGTGATCCCCGGGATGCGGAGTGCCCGGACAGGCCGGATCATCAACGTCACGTCCATCGGAGGGAAGATCTACGAGCCCCTAGGCGCCTGGTATCACGGCACCAAGTTCGCAGTGGAGGGCATCAGCGACTCGCTGCGCCTGGAACTGAAACCGCACGGCATCGACGTTGTAATAATTGAACCTTCGGGGACCAATACCGAATGGGGCACCATAGCGGGCGAGGGCTTGCTGGCCACTTCGGGCGACGGTCCGTATGCCGATCAGGCGCACATTGTGGCGGCAGCCCTGGCATCAACGTCCGGCCAAGGGCATGTCCTCTCCACCCCGGCGCCGGTGGTGGCCAAGACCATAGTTCGTGCTGCAACGGCGAAACGCCCTGGTACCCGCTACCCGGTGGGTAGGGGCGCCTGGGGCGTTCTGGCCATGAGAAGGATTCTGCCGGACCGCGTGTTTGACGCCGTCTTCCTGAACTTCTACAAGAGGTTGGCCGGCTAG
- the gndA gene encoding NADP-dependent phosphogluconate dehydrogenase: MSAHIGVTGLAVMGANLARNLARNGFTVALHNRSVEKTDALLEKHGSEGDFIRTETLQELVDSLEKPRRVLIMVKAGAPVDNVIEQLEPLLEAGDIIIDAGNSHYEDTRRREAALAKKDLHFVGVGVSGGEEGALNGPSIMPGGSRESYDALGPLLEKISAKVDGEPCCAWIGTDGAGHFVKMVHNGIEYADMQVIGEAFDLLRSGAGIEPAEQSKIFAEWNKGELSSFLIEISAEVLGHVDAKTGKPFVDVVVDAAGQKGTGRWTVISALELGSPVSGIAESVFARALSSQTEQRKLGQELLAGEEASVEIPETFVEDVRQALYASKLVSYAQGLDMLTSAAKEYGWDLKLDEIASLWRAGCIIRAELLKDITKAYAADEKPANLLFAPAFTKAIADALPAWRRVVATAVQLGIPVPVFSSSLAYYDGLRRKRVAAALIQGQRDLFGAHTYGRVDTEGTFHTLWGEDKSEISAVDTH, translated from the coding sequence ATGTCAGCACACATCGGTGTCACCGGCCTTGCGGTGATGGGCGCCAACCTGGCCCGCAACCTCGCACGCAACGGCTTCACCGTGGCTCTCCACAACCGCTCCGTGGAAAAGACCGACGCCCTGCTGGAAAAGCACGGCTCGGAAGGCGACTTCATCCGCACGGAAACGCTGCAGGAACTCGTCGACTCCCTCGAAAAGCCGCGCCGCGTCCTCATCATGGTCAAGGCAGGTGCCCCGGTCGACAACGTGATCGAGCAGCTGGAACCGCTTCTTGAAGCCGGCGACATCATCATCGACGCCGGAAACTCGCACTACGAGGACACCCGCCGCCGCGAAGCCGCGCTGGCCAAGAAGGACCTTCACTTCGTAGGCGTCGGTGTCTCCGGTGGGGAAGAGGGCGCACTGAACGGCCCGTCCATCATGCCCGGCGGCTCCCGCGAGTCCTACGACGCCCTCGGCCCGTTGCTGGAGAAGATTTCCGCCAAAGTCGACGGCGAGCCCTGCTGCGCATGGATCGGCACCGACGGCGCCGGCCACTTCGTCAAGATGGTCCACAACGGCATTGAATACGCCGACATGCAGGTCATCGGCGAGGCCTTCGACCTCCTCCGCTCCGGTGCGGGCATCGAGCCTGCCGAGCAGTCCAAGATCTTCGCTGAGTGGAACAAGGGCGAGCTGTCCTCCTTCCTCATCGAGATCTCCGCTGAGGTCCTCGGCCACGTGGACGCCAAGACGGGCAAGCCCTTCGTGGACGTCGTCGTAGACGCAGCCGGCCAGAAGGGTACCGGACGCTGGACCGTCATCTCCGCCCTCGAACTCGGATCGCCTGTCTCGGGCATCGCGGAGTCTGTCTTCGCCCGCGCACTGTCCTCCCAGACCGAGCAGCGCAAGCTCGGCCAGGAACTGCTGGCCGGCGAGGAAGCTTCCGTCGAGATCCCGGAAACGTTCGTTGAGGATGTCCGTCAGGCCCTGTACGCCTCCAAGCTGGTCTCCTACGCCCAGGGCCTGGACATGCTGACCTCCGCTGCCAAGGAGTACGGCTGGGACCTCAAGCTGGACGAGATCGCTTCCTTGTGGCGCGCAGGCTGCATCATCCGTGCCGAACTGCTCAAGGACATCACCAAGGCCTACGCTGCTGACGAGAAGCCCGCCAACCTGCTGTTCGCTCCGGCCTTCACCAAGGCCATCGCGGACGCTCTCCCGGCCTGGCGCCGCGTTGTCGCTACTGCCGTGCAGCTCGGTATTCCGGTTCCGGTCTTCTCCTCGTCGCTGGCGTACTACGACGGCCTCCGCCGCAAGCGCGTTGCCGCTGCCTTGATCCAGGGCCAGCGCGACCTCTTCGGCGCACACACCTACGGTCGAGTGGACACCGAAGGCACCTTCCACACCCTCTGGGGCGAAGACAAGTCCGAAATCTCGGCAGTCGACACCCACTAG